A single region of the Rhodococcus sp. W8901 genome encodes:
- a CDS encoding AMIN-like domain-containing (lipo)protein: protein MPLQPGEEPTPPPARPSVVSIKIEQAAGVDAIVFSLSGDGYIGWTARFVQMPLLQGTDDPVSISGSCILQIDMIGVDSNIVSLRREMPKRLLPESDESSVVEVLSYPSANGLAQAFVGTRSGTPAVTVDALADRPAITVGIAS from the coding sequence ATGCCATTGCAGCCCGGAGAGGAGCCGACGCCCCCACCCGCCCGGCCCAGCGTCGTATCGATAAAGATCGAGCAGGCGGCTGGGGTGGACGCCATCGTTTTCAGCCTGAGTGGCGACGGATATATCGGGTGGACAGCGCGCTTCGTTCAGATGCCACTGTTGCAGGGCACGGACGATCCAGTGTCGATTTCGGGTTCGTGCATCCTGCAGATTGACATGATTGGAGTCGACTCGAACATCGTGTCGCTGCGCCGCGAGATGCCGAAACGGCTACTGCCCGAGAGTGATGAATCTTCTGTGGTCGAGGTTCTGAGCTACCCGAGTGCCAACGGATTGGCGCAGGCCTTCGTGGGCACCCGAAGCGGTACGCCCGCGGTGACGGTCGACGCACTGGCCGACCGCCCCGCGATCACCGTAGGAATCGCGTCCTGA
- a CDS encoding IS1380 family transposase yields MAKSTSPYPHLSASATGTGVVSHAGTVLLLRTAEKTGLTTALSAALEPWCKPLATHDPGKIVLDLAVTLALGGDCLADIAQLRAHPQVFGPVASDPTVSRLVTALAADPGAALAAIGSARAAARRRAWAAAGDRTPDHRIDEKDPLVVDIDATLVTAHSEKESAAPTFKRGFGFHPLCAFVDHGDGGTGEPVAMLLRPGNAGSNTAADHVTVVKDALAQLPFDPGYRVGKKVLIRTDGAGGTHDFLDYLTKRRLAYSIGFGLTDTMTAAIDLIPKTVWTPAYDADGKVRDGAWVAELTGLIDLSTWPAGMRVIVRKERPHPGAQLRFTDHEGLRLTAFATNTTRGQLPDLELRHRRRARCEDRIRGAKDTGLQNLPLHGFDQNRIWLQIVQLAGELIAWTQLLAFDTETARRWEPKRLRLRLFHIAGRIVRHARRIHLKLAAHAPHVDLLVAAITRVTTPKTVT; encoded by the coding sequence GTGGCCAAGTCTACGTCCCCGTACCCACACCTGTCCGCATCGGCCACCGGAACCGGCGTCGTGTCGCATGCCGGGACGGTCTTGTTGCTGCGTACCGCCGAGAAAACAGGCCTGACCACCGCCCTGTCGGCCGCGCTCGAGCCGTGGTGCAAGCCCCTCGCGACGCACGACCCGGGCAAGATCGTGTTGGATCTCGCGGTCACGCTCGCGCTCGGCGGTGACTGCCTGGCCGACATCGCGCAGTTGCGGGCGCACCCGCAGGTGTTCGGTCCGGTCGCCTCCGACCCGACCGTATCGAGGCTGGTCACCGCGCTGGCCGCGGACCCCGGCGCCGCACTCGCGGCGATCGGGAGTGCTCGCGCTGCGGCCCGACGCCGTGCATGGGCCGCGGCCGGAGACCGGACACCCGATCATCGGATCGACGAGAAGGATCCGCTGGTCGTCGACATCGATGCCACCCTGGTGACCGCGCACTCGGAGAAGGAATCCGCAGCCCCGACATTCAAGCGTGGCTTCGGGTTTCATCCGTTGTGCGCGTTCGTCGACCACGGTGATGGCGGGACCGGTGAGCCGGTGGCGATGCTCCTGCGGCCCGGAAATGCCGGCTCGAACACCGCTGCAGACCATGTGACCGTGGTCAAGGATGCGTTGGCGCAGTTGCCGTTCGATCCGGGCTACCGGGTCGGGAAGAAAGTGTTGATCCGCACCGATGGCGCCGGCGGCACGCACGACTTTCTCGACTACCTGACCAAGCGGCGGTTGGCGTACTCGATCGGGTTCGGGCTCACCGACACCATGACCGCGGCGATCGACCTGATCCCGAAGACCGTGTGGACGCCCGCCTACGACGCCGACGGGAAGGTCCGTGACGGCGCCTGGGTCGCCGAGCTCACCGGGCTGATCGACCTGTCTACCTGGCCCGCTGGGATGCGGGTCATCGTCCGCAAGGAGCGGCCGCACCCCGGCGCGCAACTGCGGTTCACCGACCACGAGGGTCTGCGGTTGACCGCGTTCGCCACCAACACCACCCGCGGCCAACTCCCGGATCTCGAGCTGCGGCACCGCCGCCGGGCCCGTTGCGAGGACCGGATCCGGGGCGCGAAAGACACTGGCCTGCAGAACCTTCCGCTACACGGGTTCGACCAGAACCGGATCTGGCTGCAGATCGTGCAACTCGCCGGCGAACTGATCGCCTGGACACAACTCCTCGCGTTCGACACCGAAACCGCCCGACGCTGGGAACCGAAACGACTCCGACTCCGGCTGTTCCACATCGCCGGCCGCATCGTCCGTCACGCCCGACGCATCCACCTCAAACTCGCCGCCCACGCACCCCACGTCGACCTGCTCGTCGCCGCGATCACACGCGTGACGACACCAAAAACAGTGACCTGA